A single window of Drosophila suzukii chromosome 3, CBGP_Dsuzu_IsoJpt1.0, whole genome shotgun sequence DNA harbors:
- the LOC139352746 gene encoding uncharacterized protein, translated as MQEIADDARGRSPILIAGDFNARSTKWGSASTTQRGTILLEAVASLNVCLLNEGNRPTFSKSGRESTIDLTFASPGLARNCVWRVSDIYTHSDHALIITEHANTCARNIADRVKEACDASMEKAKKGGNGRRPVPWWNEEIGCARRDCLAARRRCQRSRGRGNQKLRETTYRAKRKVLKNAIKASKARCFQELCEAADAEPIGSAYRMVMAPGPDCIPNAALHTLVANYPGIFTEMYNMCLTQRTFPIRWKRQRLVLIPKPGKFNDDRKRSTIDAIQAVTQLAGNAIEGERWLGGSKEYCLVCTLDVKNAFNSANWNLVRQALHRMGISNYLIGLVAYYFKDRVLTYSSDVGEHEYLVTGGVPQGSVLGPILWNVMYDGILRLVLPEGCTVVGFADDIALVTVAKTLEEITDRCSLSIDTLMCWLADNGLAVAEHKTEAVLISSRKTVEKRLNQIDCSHLKDDGEYSRTKAAQQKDHSHSGDIYHIVRRAHMGRSYEDRIIQPPVQSCLQTLRIAHHKQLLHGIRGSRASGSRYYTDRPAGGRTKNWEHRKQDPAQQHDRGMAKERRHGQVDFYLTQMISGHGCFKEYLHRFKHEPNPNCDHCGTGSIEDARAIHLPPIR; from the exons ATGCAGGAGATCGCTGACGACGCACGCGGTAGGTCCCCTATCCTCATCGCAGGTGATTTCAACGCAAGATCCACAAAATGGGGCAGCGCTAGTACGACGCAGCGGGGAACCATCCTCCTTGAGGCAGTGGCCTCGCTAAACGTATGTCTACTGAACGAAGGTAATAGACCGACCTTCAGCAAGTCAGGCCGGGAGTCAACTATCGACCTGACCTTCGCTAGCCCTGGACTGGCACGAAACTGCGTATGGAGGGTGTCAGACATATACACCCACAGCGACCACGCTCTGATCATCACAGAACACGCTAACACATGCGCGAGGAACATAGCCGATAGAGTGAAGGAGGCGTGCGATGCATCTATGGAGAAAGCCAAGAAAGGTGGTAACGGGCGAAGACCAGTACCATGGTGGAACGAGGAGATAGGCTGCGCAAGGAGAGACTGCCTAGCGGCCCGGCGCAGGTGTCAGAGAAGCAGAGGACGCGGAAACCAGAAGCTAAGGGAAACAACCTACAGAGCCAAGAGAAAGGTCCTGAAGAACGCGATCAAAGCTAGCAAGGCCAGATGCTTCCAGGAGCTGTGCGAAGCGGCGGATGCAGAACCAATCGGGTCAGCATACAGGATGGTCATGG CCCCTGGTCCCGACTGCATTCCCAATGCTGCACTGCACACATTGGTGGCAAACTACCCGGGAATATTCACGGAGATGTACAACATGTGTCTCACCCAACGAACCTTCCCCATACGTTGGAAGCGTCAAAGGTTGGTGCTTATCCCAAAACCGGGCAAGTTTAATGACGAC AGAAAAAGAAGCACCATTGACGCGATCCAAGCGGTCACCCAATTGGCTGGTAACGCAATCGAAGGAGAAAGGTGGCTAGGTGGCTCAAAAGAGTACTGCCTCGTCTGCACCCTGGACGTCAAGAATGCCTTCAACTCTGCCAACTGGAACCTTGTCCGGCAGGCACTTCATCGCATGGGAATTTCGAACTACCTGATCGGCCTCGTAGCGTACTACTTCAAGGACAGAGTGCTCACATATTCCTCTGATGTCGGAGAGCACGAGTACCTGGTGACAGGAGGAGTACCTCAAGGCTCAGTCCTGGGCCCGATACTGTGGAACGTCATGTACGACGGGATCCTAAGGCTGGTACTACCCGAAGGATGCACTGTGGTCGGATTTGCGGATGACATAGCGCTGGTAACGGTAGCGAAAACCCTCGAAGAGATCACGGATAGGTGCAGCCTTTCGATAGACACCCTCATGTGCTGGCTCGCAGACAACGGCTTAGCAGTCGCCGAGCACAAAACGGAGGCAGTGCTTATAAGCAGCAGGAAGACTGTGGAGAAGCGCCTCAATCAA ATCGACTGCAGCCATCTCAAGGATGATGGCGAATACTCGAGGACCAAAGCAGCACAGCAGAAGGATCATAGCCACAGTGGTGACATCTACCATATTGTACGCCGCGCCCATATGGGCCGAAGCTATGAAGACCGCATCATACAGCCACCAGTGCAAAGCTGTTTACAGACGCTGCGCATTGCGCATCACAAGCAGCTTCTGCACGGTATACGAGGAAGCCGCGCTAGTGGTAGCCGGTACTATACCGATAGACCTGCTGGCGGCAGAACGAAGAATTGGGAGCACAGGAAGCAGGACCCAGCGCAGCAACACGATCGAGGCATGGCAAAGGAG AGACGACACGGACAGGTAGACTTCTACCTCACGCAGATGATCTCCGGGCACGGATGCTTCAAGGAATACCTGCATAGGTTTAAGCACGAGCCAAACCCCAATTGCGACCACTGCGGCACAGGAAGCATCGAAGATGCACGCGCTATTCATCTGCCCCCTATACGCTAG